A genomic region of Plasmodium malariae genome assembly, chromosome: 14 contains the following coding sequences:
- the MTFMT gene encoding methionyl-tRNA formyltransferase, putative: MNVRRLCFVHILFIILLRSHSCKLCYIPNPVLKKKKISSKILNYFMELISTKNVRTCSQKKKKKKYFNTSNFNRLMLNDDKTYTNFLKTERVVMNDKDDAAIIGMFNYISQCIDKSGSKDNNGEIKSMIKKINDITNIIFIEVKGVVKKYPFFKYQIGVNNIPNRQVENRELGITRLCHNLLFPNTWKYYAVRLYMYNVYLAIIRIIENTLGNKIFYVDMKEELTKRKDIIINMLYDIYRVKHVDSTYKDSYNNMCNDRHNSNAHCDRKPIRILYIGSNEFSAMCLKIILLIIKTIRNDIKVEDIITKSPRRKGRNLHVKKSNVEEEARKNKINVFYYDKFKNTIHQLKNKLFDLCISISFGEIFNSSFFKTVNSNIFSLHPSLLPLYKGASPIQRSLLNNESIFGYTVFLTNLRIDAGTTLIKKSFHFDETFNFNDIITILFTLGTLHLIKNIFFLANYNNFIHKERLVYDIFCNSFSTRVNNEYTENIKCSYANKKGVFPMLSSVNSELSGVNCPHPRCFPTSSYNNSGSGDSSSSSSSRSRSDEHTSGSCSCNGQSKDNKNYAPKIKAEEKYVCFFCSSSMYIHNKVRGFINWPKAECSLFLYQNNAIKKIEVKLIKTSYDLYVNNNNYAFRKFHNSLEGHKCFDNVPRKFAILDKNSINIQCKDNTLLRIYKLQRKNKKIMDAMSFFNSINKVYLLY, from the coding sequence atgaATGTACGAAGATTATGTTTTGTGCATATATTGTTCATAATCCTTTTGAGAAGCCATTCTTGcaaattatgttatatacCTAATccagttttaaaaaaaaaaaaaatatcttccAAAATTCTGAATTACTTTATGGAATTAATTAGTACTAAAAATGTGAGAACGTGttcccaaaaaaaaaaaaaaaaaaaatattttaatacatcAAATTTCAACAGGTTAATGTTAAATGATGATAAGACCTATacaaactttttaaaaactgAACGAGTTGTTATGAATGATAAGGATGATGCTGCTATCATTGGCATGTTCAATTACATATCTCAATGTATTGATAAAAGTGGGAGTAAAGATAATAATGGGGAGATAAAAAgcatgataaaaaaaattaatgatatcacaaatataatatttattgaagTAAAAGGTGTTGTTAAAAAATACCCATTCTTTAAGTATCAAATTGGTGTCAATAATATACCTAATAGACAAGTGGAAAATAGGGAATTGGGAATAACCAGATTATGCCATAATTTGTTATTCCCTAACACATGGAAATACTATGCTGTAAggttgtatatgtataatgtgTACTTAGCAATAATTCGTATAATTGAAAATACACTAggtaacaaaatattttatgtagaTATGAAAGAAGAGCTGACAAAAAGAAAggatataattattaatatgctGTATGATATTTACAGAGTTAAACATGTAGATAGTACGTATAAGGATAGTTACAATAACATGTGTAATGATAGACATAACAGTAATGCTCATTGCGATAGGAAGCCTATTCGCATCTTATACATTGGAAGTAACGAATTCAGCGCTATGTGccttaaaataattttattaataataaagacaattagaaatgatataaaagTAGAGGATATTATTACGAAAAGCCCAAGAAGAAAGGGAAGAAATTTACATGTGAAAAAATCAAATGTAGAAGAAGAAGctaggaaaaataaaataaatgttttttattatgacaagttcaaaaatacaatacatcagttaaaaaataaattatttgatctttgtatttctatttcttttggagaaatatttaatagctcattttttaaaacagtcaattctaatattttttctttacatcCGAGTTTGCTCCCATTATATAAAGGTGCTTCACCAATTCAAAgaagtttattaaataatgaatcaATATTTGGTTACACAGTTTTCTTAACTAATCTACGCATAGATGCAGGAActacattaataaaaaaatctttTCACTTTGATgaaacttttaattttaatgatataatcACTATCCTCTTTACACTAGGTActttacatttaataaaaaatattttctttttggcaaattataataattttattcataagGAAAGACTagtatatgatatattttgtaaCTCCTTTTCTACTCGagtaaataatgaatatacaGAAAATATCAAATGTTCATATGCTAATAAAAAAGGGGTTTTCCCAATGTTATCCAGTGTAAATTCAGAACTGAGTGGCGTCAATTGCCCCCATCCTAGATGTTTCCCCACGAGCTCATATAACAATAGTGGTAGTGGtgatagtagtagtagcagtagcagtagAAGTAGAAGTGATGAACATACCAGCGGTAGTTGTAGCTGTAACGGACAAAGTAAAGACAACAAGAATTACGCCCCTAAAATAAAAGCTGAAGAAAAGTACGTTTGCTTCTTTTGCTCCTCATCCATGTATATTCACAATAAAGTAAGGGGTTTTATAAACTGGCCCAAAGCAGAATgctctctttttttatatcagaataatgcaattaaaaaaattgaagtcAAACTAATTAAAACATCCTACgatttatatgttaataataataattatgcatTTCGGAAATTTCATAATTCGCTTGAAGGTCATAAATGTTTTGATAATGTTCCCAGAAAATTTGCAATCCTCGATAAAAACTCCATAAACATTCAGTGCAAAGATAATACTTTGTtaagaatttataaattacaacgaaaaaataaaaaaattatggatGCCATGTCCTTCtttaatagtattaataaagTATATCTGCTGTACTAG